The following coding sequences lie in one Ctenopharyngodon idella isolate HZGC_01 chromosome 11, HZGC01, whole genome shotgun sequence genomic window:
- the eif4a3 gene encoding eukaryotic initiation factor 4A-III has product MAAAAAPVRKRILKEEDMTKIEFETSEEVDVTPTFDTMGLREDLLRGIYAYGFEKPSAIQQRAIKQIIKGRDVIAQSQSGTGKTATFCISVLQCLDIQVRETQALILAPTRELAGQIQKVLLALGDYMNVQCHACIGGTNVGEDIRKLDYGQHVVAGTPGRVFDMIRRRSLRTRAIKMLVLDEADEMLNKGFKEQIYDVYRYLPPATQVCLISATLPHEILEMTNKFMTDPIRILVKRDELTLEGIKQFFVAVEREEWKFDTLCDLYDTLTITQAVIFCNTKRKVDWLTEKMREANFTVSSMHGDMPQKERESIMKEFRSGASRVLISTDVWARGLDVPQVSLIINYDLPNNRELYIHRIGRSGRYGRKGVAINFVKNDDIRILRDIEQYYSTQIDEMPMNVADLI; this is encoded by the exons ATGGCCGCCGCCGCAGCTCCCGTGAGGAAGAGGATCCTGAAGGAGGAAGACATGACGAAAATCGAGTTTGAGACGAGTGAAGAGGTCGATGTGACGCCGACGTTTGACACGATGGGCCTGAGGGAAGATTTACTGCGCGGGATCTACGCGTACG GGTTTGAGAAGCCATCAGCCATCCAGCAGAGAGCCATCAAACAGATCATCAAGGGAAGAGACGTCATCGCCCA GTCTCAGTCTGGAACCGGTAAAACAGCCACGTTCTGTATCTCAGTGCTGCAGTGTTTGGATATACAG GTTCGAGAGACTCAAGCACTGATTTTGGCTCCGACCAGAGAGTTAGCAGGACAGATCCAGAAG GTGCTCCTGGCGTTGGGTGACTACATGAACGTTCAGTGTCACGCCTGTATCGGAGGCACAAACGTGGGAGAAGACATCAGGAAGCTGGACTACGGGCAGCATGTGGTGGCAGGAACGCCCGGCCGCGTGTTCG ACATGATCCGCAGGAGGAGTTTGAGGACTCGTGCCATTAAGATGCTGGTGTTGGATGAAGCGGATGAAATGCTCAACAAGG GTTTTAAGGAACAGATTTACGACGTGTACCGATACCTGCCGCCCGCCACTCAGGTGTGTCTGATCAGCGCCACGCTGCCACACGAGATCCTGGAGATGACCAACAAGTTCATGACCGACCCCATCCGCATTCTGGTCAAACG TGATGAATTGACACTGGAGGGGATCAAGCAGTTTTTCGTGGCTGTCGAGCGAGAGGAGTGGAAGTTTGACACACTGTGTGACCTGTACGACACGCTGACCATCACGCAGGCCGTCATCTTCTGCAACACCAAACGCAAG GTGGACTGGCTGACAGAGAAGATGAGGGAGGCGAACTTCACCGTGTCGTCGATGCATGGAGACATGCCACAGAAAGAGCGAGAGTCCATCATGAAGGAGTTCAGATCTGGAGCCAG TCGAGTGTTGATCTCCACAGACGTTTGGGCCAGAGGTCTGGATGTTCCTCAGGTTTCTCTCATCATTAACTACGATCTTCCCAACAACAGAGAGCTGTACATCCACAG GATTGGTCGATCGGGTCGTTATGGCAGGAAGGGTGTGGCCATCAACTTTGTGAAGAACGACGACATCCGTATCCTCCGTGATATTGAGCAGTACTATTCCACACAGATCGATGAGATGCCCATGAACG TGGCCGACCTGATCTGA